The following proteins are co-located in the Neodiprion virginianus isolate iyNeoVirg1 chromosome 6, iyNeoVirg1.1, whole genome shotgun sequence genome:
- the LOC124307021 gene encoding uncharacterized protein LOC124307021 translates to MPSATHTPFSQGMGSVGSNATGTTGPSATTMGSPKVASVPEPPPTLSEREQLKIEFYKTYDVMTGVRIAATLGGFFGLMVILVVYKSRCKSSKQLEDPQLTAAAAAAVAEAEAEERALAAALEAIARLPPRPDRGPRRSLCVEASSSRAAAVPRFASVGGGGGYDALLAPPMRHPRLAISGDHRRCSSVTCSSTASSYLERRGSAMTMPCLPPPSRFPRHAAYDEPWDLYYPIDIQVIQPTPDMSPCGSEAGLYAGAMGMGPPGRRAPLASMGSVDPPDPDSRSLGSDSVFLGEEELDVMREDCECLDTEDEVSGFSTDSDTPGPSCRRFLRVPPRRRQLPERWDGAAGCVPRRRASAPPRPCRTCLTISASVETPRSPPTASTTSSSNSTESPPHTPPIELRHRPPVTLPSAPPAWSQETLF, encoded by the exons GGATGGGGAGCGTGGGTAGCAACGCGACGGGGACGACGGGGCCGTCGGCGACGACGATGGGATCACCGAAGGTGGCGTCGGTCCCAGAGCCGCCGCCGACCCTCAGCGAAAGAGAACAGCTCAAGATCGAGTTCTACAAGACTTACGACGTGATGACCGGCGTTCGCATCGCCGCTACCCTCGGGGGATTCTTCGGTCTGATGGTCATACTCGTTGTGTATAAAAGCAG ATGTAAGTCCAGCAAGCAGCTCGAGGACCCTCAACTCACGGCGGCTGCGGCGGCTGCCGTGGCGGAAGCCGAGGCCGAGGAAAGGGCGCTTGCAGCAGCCTTGGAGGCGATCGCCAGGTTACCGCCAAGGCCGGACCGCGGGCCGAGGCGCTCCTTGTGCGTCGAG GCGAGCTCGTCGCGCGCTGCCGCGGTTCCGAGGTTTGCGTCGGTCGGCGGAGGCGGCGGATACGACGCTCTTCTTGCGCCCCCGATGCGACATCCACGGTTAGCAATTTCGGGCGATCATCGTCGCTGCAGTTCCGTCACCTGCAGCAGCACGGCAAGTAGCTACCTCGAGCGAAGAGGATCCGCCATGACGATGCCATGCCTTCCACCGCCTTCTAGGTTCCCCAGGCACGCCGCTTACGACGAACCCTGGGATCTCTACTACCCGATCGACATCCAG GTGATCCAGCCGACCCCCGACATGTCCCCGTGCGGAAGCGAGGCTGGCCTCTACGCCGGGGCGATGGGAATGGGTCCCCCGGGTCGTCGGGCGCCCTTGGCTTCGATGGGTAGCGTCGACCCGCCCGACCCGGACTCCAGGTCACTGGGTTCGGATTCAGTCTTCCTCGGCGAGGAAGAGCTCGACGTTATGCGAGAGGACTGCGAGTGCCTCGACACCGAGGACGAGGTCTCGGGCTTCTCGACGGACTCCGACACTCCGGGGCCGAGCTGTCGACGATTCTTGAGGGTTCCACCCAGGCGGAGACAGCTACCGGAAAGATGGGACGGCGCCGCTGGTTGCGTGCCCAGGCGACGAGCCAGCGCGCCTCCGAGACCCTGTAGAACCTGCCTTACGATCAGCGCTTCCGTCGAGACGCCGAG ATCGCCGCCCACGGCGTCAACGAcgagcagcagcaacagcaccGAGTCGCCGCCTCACACACCCCCGATAGAGCTGAGGCATCGGCCCCCGGTAACTCTGCCATCCGCGCCGCCCGCCTGGTCCCAGGAGACgcttttttaa